A portion of the Lolium rigidum isolate FL_2022 chromosome 1, APGP_CSIRO_Lrig_0.1, whole genome shotgun sequence genome contains these proteins:
- the LOC124666526 gene encoding transcription factor BIM1-like, with translation MGLQGNKATHDFLSLYAPAAKESSLPQLPGAKPPPTPPAQGFLLRTHDFLQPLERPSQSPPPPPPPQAPSGHDSKQQLHSQHALPGGVGTFSISHAPAVPVAAAVKQEPPFALQWGAAAADPRGHQWTLPFAARGVASARPQRQQQQPATERKCGGSGFMDAAASGSSGAAGFDDEDGLAARREVSSSLKELAVRVDAKGGSCSGSAGTDQLPNTPRSKHSATEQRRRSKINDRFQLLREILPHNDQKRDKASFLLEVIEYIRFLQEKVQKYEVSYPEWNPENANVVPWANMYFRSFWKNGQNKDQLPGDTLPDPSQILKNGSSPGFPFIVKSDDNDNVVASAVPSGAPDHAEADPSGSMSYKSTETPSPIIRDNVTSQQQTHQPISSPAEHRGINNEMFSNPELAIDEGTISLSSQYSQELLSTLNHALQNSGIDLSQASISVQINLGKRATKRSDAAPSASTEIVDPACSSKKMDHQLRLGDGVQEHPRATKRHKSHNS, from the exons ATGGGGCTCCAAG GAAATAAGGCGACGCACGACTTCCTCTCGCTGTACGCGCCGGCCGCCAAGGAGTCCTCGCTGCCGCAGCTCCCCGGCGCCAAGCCGCCGCCGACTCCGCCCGCTCAAG GTTTCCTCCTCCGGACGCACGACTTCCTGCAGCCGCTGGAGCGGCCGTCGCAGTCACCgcctccgccacctccaccgcaggCACCGTCGGGCCACGACAGCAAGCAGCAGCTCCACAGCCAGCACGCGCTGCCCGGCGGCGTCGGCACGTTCAGCATCAGCCACGCCCCCGCcgtccccgtcgccgccgccgtcaagcAGGAGCCGCCCTTCGCGCTGCAgtggggcgccgccgccgcagacccTCGAG GCCACCAGTGGACGCTCCCCTTCGCCGCGCGCGGCGTCGCCTCCGCCAGGCcgcagaggcagcagcagcagccggcgaCGGAGCGCAAGTGCGGCGGCAGCGGCTTCATGGACGCAGCCGCATCCGGATCCAGCGGCGCCGCGGGCTTCGACGACGAGGACGGCCTCGCCGCGCGCCGCGAGGTCTCCTCCTCGCTCAAAG AGCTCGCCGTGAGGGTCGACGCCAAGGGCGGGAGCTGCAGCGGCAGCGCCGGCACGGACCAGCTGCCCAACACGCCGCGCTCCAAGCATTCCGCCACCGAGCAGAGACGGCGTAGCAAGATCAATGACAG ATTTCAGTTACTAAGAGAGATTCTGCCACATAATGATCAAAAGAGAGACAAAGCATCATTTCTCCTAGAG GTTATTGAGTACATACGTTTCTTACAAGAGAAGGTGCAGAAGTACGAGGTTTCATATCCAGAATGGAACCCAGAAAATGCAAATGTGGTACCATGGGCAAACATGTACTTCCGTTCTTTCTGGAAAAATGGGCAG AACAAGGACCAATTACCTGGAGATACTCTGCCTGACCCTTCACAAATTCTAAAGAATGGTTCCTCCCCTGGTTTCCCTTTTATAGTGAAATCTGATGACAATGACAATGTGGTCGCGTCTGCGGTTCCTTCAGGTGCGCCAGATCATGCTGAAGCTGATCCATCGGGTAGTATGTCTTACAAATCAACTGAAACTCCAAGCCCCATTATAAGAG ATAATGTTACATCTCAGCAACAAACTCATCAGCCAATATCATCACCTGCAGAGCACCGTGGGATAAACAACGAAATGTTCAGCAATCCTGAATTGGCAATCGATGAGGGCACAATCAGCTTATCAAGTCAATATTCCCAAGA GCTGCTCAGTACATTGAATCATGCACTGCAAAACTCAGGTATTGATTTGTCCCAAGCCAGCATCTCAGTGCAGATCAATCTTGGCAAGCGGGCTACAAAGAGATCTGATGCTGCACCTTCTGCTTCTACG GAGATTGTAGACCCAGCGTGTAGTAGTAAAAAAATGGATCATCAGCTAAGGTTGGGTGATGGTGTTCAAGAACATCCACGAGCAACAAAGCGACACAAGTCACATAACAGCTGA